The DNA window CGGTGCCCGATCGATATGTCCGCTCCAATGTCACAGCCGCTGGGCAATGGAAACACTCCGTATCGTGGGGTGGCCTTgataaaagtatattttaagtAGCGCGGataagggaagggaagaagagagggggagaggtgCCGGCGCGTCGCCCGTAATAACCGCGGGGCTTATCAGCCCGGCCTAAACTCCCCAGCAGTTTCTAAAGTACATTAAGTTACATAAACACGTCTCGGAAAAGAGTACACTCCAGCCTGCGATAGCCACCAAAGTGACCCCTCGCaccccctggcagcccagcccgCCGGGCCCCTGCGGCGCAGCAGCATCGGGGCCCGGCCCGCGGGCCATGCCCGGAGCTCCCGGGCTCTCCGGGCCGAGGGGCAGCGAGGGTGCGGCCGGACCGagccttcccctcctccccagggcacCCCTGGTAAGGGATCACGCTTGCAGAGACCCGAGGGTAGGGGAAGGAGCAACAGCTCAGCGCTTGCACACGGCTTACCCCCAACCCTTTTTTGGGAGGCTGAAGTGCCCGCCAGGGAATTTGCCTTAATTGGACAcgaaactttttttttccccccaatcgGCCTTCTTCCCTCTTTGGGCGCAACCAGCAGGAGCGATGGTCACCTCGTTGGCACCTCCTCCCCGGCGGTGTCCTCCCGCAACCGAGCACCCCCTGGCCCCAAAAATGTCCCTGCACAGGCACCCCGGGTACCCAACCCAGGCGTGGTGCAGGAGACACCCGGGAGCCTCCCGGGGCACCGGGGTGAAAGCTACGTCGGCAGAGCGGGATTTGGGAAAGGAGTGACGTAACGAAGAGTTAGGAGTCTGTGATTCGAGCGGTTCCACAGCGAACCCGAAACGAAAAGGAGTGGAGAGGAAAGGGGTGACTAGGAATGGTTTCCCACGCCGGTCTCCCAGTTTAAGGCGGGTTTTCTTATCGTGTTTATCGGAGGAAATAAAATGAAGCTTGTAGCCCGGCTATAACGTAAACAGGCTAATCGGCAGGGAAAAAACCCGAGGCGCCTGAGTGTAAAACACGGGGCACTTTGGAGCCAGGGAAAGAGGCGCCTGCCAGGCCAACGTGGCCGCTCTTCCCAGCCATCCTCACCTTTCGGGCAGGCACCCTCCGGGCCCCACATGGGGACATGTGGGAAACCCCTCCCAGCGAGCAAAGCCCGTCgcttgaaaaaaaccctcacgGTATTTATCACTTTATATCCACCTTCACATGTGTTTGAAACACCCTCGTGTTTAACTGGAAAAGGGGCATCCAAAAGACTGAAGGAAAACGCGAGGTTTAAAGCTCGGCGcttttcagcacagaaattcGTAGTGGCAGCGCCCAAGCTGCGGAAAAGCGGCGTGGGCACTGAGTCCCGCGGCTTCCACTGCTCTTGTCTCTCATTTGCAGGTAAAAACCACGGCAAAAGCGTTTTACGTTTCAAACTAGGATCGGAAGACGAGCCGAGCAGAAAGCAAATCACTGCCCTGTCTTGCAAAAGcttattttctattaaatatcGCACTCGCTAAAATACACCTATAAGTAACTAGGAAAAAAGTCACTTCAGCCTGGTAGGATGACCGATATTATTTAACGATATTATTTAGAGACAACTGACAAGAAAAAAGTATCACCTTTAATCATACAATTTAATAAAGAAACAGTTTCTCGGGAAAGTGATTGTTTTCCGAACAAGCCCCTGCCGTGCTATACCGCAAAAAATACCGCGCACAATAAACTCCCAAGTCACAATCAGTTCACCCACGCCGGCAGAGCGGATCGCTACAGCCGGTGTTTTACCGTACCCCCAGCACTGCAAATTCTTCACCTCCCGTTCACCTCGCTTGGAAAGAGCGAAAGAAAAGCCGTGCCTACCCCAGGAGCGACAGCACGGCGCATCAGCAGGTTTGGGCTCGGTTTCTGCCGGGAGGGCTCACGCCTGCCGGCCGCCGAGAGCCCGGCTCTGCTCTAGTCCAGCCCTTTGCCGCAGATGACTTTCTGTACAAACTGATGATGACAGATATCCAGCTGATAACCTCTGGTGAACgaagttattttaatttccagtcACTTTCCTGCTAAGTACCATATCAGTTTGTACACAGCTGAGATAAGAGGGTTGAGGAGCGGGGGGGTaataagaaagaaacagaggaaaaatgccTACCGCCAGCTGTTGGGATGGACACATCCCACAGCTTGCTTTGGCTTCACCTGATGGTCGGGGCAACTCAAGGAGGAGCCACATTTTTTCATCTCGGATAGCTCGGATTTGGACGAGCACAAACTAAGGAGATTTGATGGAGGGCTACGTTCCTCTGGTTGCTTAGGGCAAAAGCCAGGCACACATCTCCCCCGGGGCCGCTGCCAGGGACATTCTCTGACATGCCGGGAGGCGcggaaaaaagaaaaaacccttaCAGAAGTTGAATATTcaccattaaaaagaaaaaaatatatccgGGAAGGAGGGAAGAGTGTGTATTATTTCTGggttaaaataaataaataaataaataaaaaaaaaaaaaaaaaagaaaaaaaagaaaaaaaaaaaaaaaaaagagagactgGGGTATCTGTCAGAGCTCTGTGTTCGTTCCTGCCCCCCGAGCAGGGGTCCGTCGCCCCTTGGCTGTGGGCGCCCCGAGGtgccccccgcccccgccccggggCTGCGGCGGCCCGGCCGGCCCCGGGACTGGCACCCCTGAGGAGCCCCGTGTTTGTTTAGGGCTGGCCGAGCCCAATCAGGGCCGGCTGCCTGCAGTTTTCCGGCAGGGCAGCGAGAGGCGCCTCCTCTCTCCTTTTTATACATGAGccgccggccgccgccgccggagtcgccgccgccgctcgcccCCGCCGCACTGGATTTACCGCCCGAcgcggccccgcgccccggccCCATGCGGGACACCGGCACCAGGTTTGGCCCCTCTCTTTCCTCGCCTCGCCGCGGTTTCCCTCGTTCTTTCTGGGTCTTGTGCCGCTGCCTCTCTGCCCTAGGGGAGCGCGGCGCGGCTGCggctgccccgggctgggggagCCCGAGGGAGAGAGACTGTGTGGGCAGACATCCGATGCCGCTGCCTGGAGCGCTTATCTGCCGCAGCCTTATCTTCCAGTTATCTCGCAGGAGGCAGAGACGTATTTGGTGCCTATCTGCGAgggggctctgtgtgtgtcctgtGTTCTTGTGCCTGTGGTTATCTGGAGTGCCCCGAGGGGGGCTGAGAGCGGAGAGCCTCTCCTGCTCTCGCTGTCACTTCTCTGTGTCCCTTTTCgctttctcccccttctcctaAGGGCCGGGCAGCGGGctctctgtgtctgtctgtcgGGCCTTCCTCATGCCGGCAGCTCCGAACTGGCCCCGCTCGGCTCGGCACGGGTGTCCCGGCTGCAAGGTGTGCAGGGCTCGGGGCAGGCCCCCAGCCCGGGCTGTCCGCTGGATCCGGCCCCTGCGGGAGGCGCATCCCGCCCGGCTCGCTCCGatcccgccgccgccgcgcacACTTCGGGCCCGGCCCGTGCGCATCTCCCGTCCCTCAGGggcctttccctcctcctcctcctcctcctttccgtGACCTTGGGCTGGAAATAGGCAAACAAGCGAGGAAGAGCTAACATCGCTCTCCGGCGAAGTAACCTTAAAGGGATCGCCTTACTAATTGTTTTCTCGGTGGAACCGAGTCAAATGACTCATTCATTGAAATAATCATAACAACGACAGCAGCCAAGAAAGGGCGGCAGAGACAGGGAAAAATGCCCCCTCGCCCCCCTCTGTCCCCACGCCCTTACGCCCACCTTTGCCCCGGCGTGCTTCACGTTCAAATCCGCAGCCCGGGATGCgaagggagaggggagcagcCCTCCCGCCGTGCGGAgagcggggccggagccgcAGCCCTGGCCCCGCGGGACTGGCGTCTCCCGGCTCGTCTTGACCTGGGCCGCCTGATCCCATCCCGTCGGGGCGAGGGACAGCACAGCGCCGAGGCGACATGACTGATTGAGCGCTCAGAGGGGCCAGATAAGCCCTGATGAATCTCATTACGGGAGGGAGACGGGCTGTCCTGTTTGCAAactttgttattattatttctctCTCCCCCACTTCCCTGCTCTTTTGTGTCCTCCCTCCCCGCCCTGCCCTGCGGATCCCCCCctccactcctcctcctcctcctcccctcctcgCCCTTCCCCATCCACACCCAGCGGCTAGAAGGGGACCTGGATGGCCGTGGCTGAAGGCGGCTGGTGCGCGGTGAAGCGGTGCGCTGCTGCGGACGCCGGCGGTTCCTCCTGTCCCTTCGCGACCAGGGAGCCGCGCCCGTCTCCTCCTtcgccttcctcctcctgcgGCTCCCAGGGTGAACGCGGATCCTGCAGCACTCCTCGGCCGGAGACCGACGGCAGCCAccggccgccccccgccgccgccgccgaggGCAGGTCGCTGCTCGCCCCCTACGTGCACTTCGGGACCCCGCACCCCTCCGGCCGTGCCGGCTGGGAGGACATCCTGCTCTTCGCGGACTTAGACCAAACCAGCAAGCTGATCTGGTCCAGCCGCGGCCCCAAGCTGAGCGCCCTCGGCGCCGAGCAGCCCGAGGAGATGTACCAGACCCTCGCCATCTCGGCCGCCCAGGGCCCCACGCCGTACGACGGATCTCCGGGCGGCTTCATGCACTCCACGCCCAACTCGCCCGTCTACGTGCCCACCACCCGCGTGGGCTCcatgctgcccacgctgccctACCTGCAGGGCAGCGGGgcggcccagcccagccacccGGGCGGCGGCCACGCCGTCTGGTCCCAGCCGGCCGCGGAGAGCCCCTCGTacagcagcggcggcggctcccACCCCTCGGGCCGCTTCCCCTACTCGCCGAGCCCGCCGGTGGCCAACGGGGCCTCCCGGGAGCCCGGCGCCTACAGCAACAGCCTGGGCGCCAGGGACCAGTACAGCCCGCTGGCCCGGCCGCTCAATGGCTCCTACCCGGGCCCCTACACGTCCTACGTGGGGCCGCAGCTCGCCCCTGCCTGGCCCACGGCGCCCTTCGAGAACTCCATGCTGCACTGCCTCCAGGGCCGGGCCGCCCCCATCCCCGTGCGGGCACCCAGCGCAGGTAGGAGccgcgggcagggcagggagggcagggccgggccgggagggtCCCCGCacgccggggctgccccggaaGGGCGGCGGGGATGCCGGGGGCGtggggagcggcggcggggctgcTCGGAGGGGGTCGCTGGCGAGGGGCGGCCCCGCTGTCCGTGTCCGTGTTAGCACGGCGGTCCCGAGACCGGGGCTGTTCTGGAGCGGAGGTAACTCCCGTCGTTTGTGCTGAGTTAGGGGAAAAATGCTCCTCCAAAAATGCTCCTCTAAAAATGCACCTCCAAAAATGCTCCTCCAAAAATACACCTCCAAAAATACCCCTCCGGCGTTGTTTGGAGTATGGCAATCGGGGTTACCAACCCTAATATCCCAAAACGGATTGCCCGGTGTAaacttgattttaaaatttttccaaaTCAGTACATTCCTGCTTTCCTTAAGTGCGGTCATCTGGACAAGGAACGGTGACAAATTCACTGCAAATTAATCGTTCTTTGTATCATAGAGGAAAATTGCAGGGGGTCACTTAACCCATTTTGGATTATTTCAGCTATAAAACACTTCGTTgcttcattaaaaaagaaaagcagcgAAGCAAAATCTCGTATATGAATGAGGAAACGTGATTTATAAACTGCTGCTAAAATACAACACCTCCTGAGGGTTTTTGATTTCATTTCCGAGATGCCCCAtccttattttttgttttagttaagGAGATTCTCGGTGTCATTAAATCAATTGTAGAAGTGGAGTTTGAGCTGCGATGATTTAGTCAGAGGTAGAAAGATTAACGATTATTGCAATCTCTTCAGCTTTAGAATAAAtctatgtatatataaatagagGTTTATAGAGAGGTGTGTGTGGCtatgtatatgtatttatatatacatgCTCTGCAtatatttataatgtatatatacatatttatgtaAATATGTGTATGCACACAGATTTGATCATCATTCACTTTAAGCATAAACTACCCACCAGGTGCATATATTTTATAGACACCGtgattttctctttcagtgcAGTGTTGCAGAAAATTACCCAGtggatttttgtctttctgtaggGCTGTACACACAATGCTCCTCCCGTCTGTCGATGACACCCTGtagatttaattattttaatcctCCCACTTGGTGTTTAGTACTCTGacagagggaagaaaatcaGTTGCAGCAGTGATAGGAGAAGCCACATCTCAGGGTAACAAGAAAGATGAGTTTCAAACTCAACTTTAAAAAGTTATAGTGTGAAACTAGGTGATggagagcaaaaaaaaatcaatcgtgttttcaaatttttttaattattattttttaaattttatcgGGAGAGACGTGGGGTTGGAAAATCTCAcggcagggagaggagaggggtgAGTGAGAAGGAGCAGAGAGGCGCAGGAGCCGGGCgctgctgggggaggctggggcaggagtgTCAGGGCAGCCGAGGAGCGCGGCAGCTTCCCCGGATCCTGCGGGTCTCTGCCGCCCCGTGCCTCCCTCCCACGGTGCTGAGGGCCGGAGGGGTCGGGATTCACCTTTTCCTGAGGGAAAGGACGGGTGCCAGCGCAGCCGAAACGCGGTGTAACGCGGGCGAAGCAGCCCGGAGCTCCAGGGCCAGGCGAATATTCTGCTCCTGTGAGGCAAAACGCGGCTGCAAAGCCGAAGGCACGCCTTGTCCCGTGTCAAAATTCTGGGAAAATTGTAGCcgaaatgtatttttttacgGCTAAATATTAGACAGTTTGATAAAGCTTTCTTAGCGGTACTCGTAGAGATGCTAAAACAGTAtctaaaattaaaactttattttgttttctttggaaataaGTGTAGTACTTACTCTctaaggggaaaaatatttgaaaatgccCGAGAAATATTGTCAAGGcagaatttatttctgtaaGCCCGAAGGCAGTGCTATAAAATAAATAGCCGAGACAAAATACTGTTTAAGTTCCAGAGTCCTTGACGTCCTAAACATTTTTCTGGTTACAGTCTTCAATGGCGCTTTTAGTGCAAAGATTAATAAATCTTAGCGATGTGCTAAGAGCTAGGAGCTGACACCGTAAGTTGAACTGtgctctctgggctgtgccgTGTGCCCGTTCCTCTTTAGCGCCTAATAATTCGCAAACGAAGGGAGGAGAGAAGCGTGTTTGGGTGGGTGCGGGCCAAAAGGCCGAGTCTTTCTCAGCTCAGTGCCCGCCGTGGCACCGCAGCCCACTCTCCAAAGCTGCTCGACCTTTACGTGCTCGCTTTCGCTGTGCATTGAAACCTTAGGGAATAACCCAATGAGGGGTTTAGGCAGGTAGCAgagggaggaaataaaaaatcagtGACGAAGCTCTGAGTCTGAAACGTACGTTCCCAGACTCGACTCGAAAGCTGCTGTAAAAATCCAAACATCtccttttattatttctgaacAACGTGGCACAGTCTATGTAAAACAAGTATTTATTCCCTCCTCCCCCGAAATATGGAAATATGGAGAGGTGAATCAGAACAGGGATTCGTATGGGTGAAAGTATTAGCTTTTATAGGTgggttttctctctctttttttttcctttttctttttcttccccccccccccgtgcTTTTataccttttttcccctttcagtaACTATGAAAGGAGGAGGCACAATATCgcttatttttccatttcctctaTTTCCTACAAACCAGCTCTAATCTGACCAAATAGCCGAGGCGAAGCAGCCACTGCCCCTCGCTGCCTTGGCACACCAGGGCCCCAAACGCTGCCTCCAAACTAGAGGCTTTACCAGTTGCGAGGCATTTAAAGGCATTTTGAGAGGCATTTTGAGAGGCATTTAAAATAAGAAGTAAGGTAGAAAAGTTCTTGCCCAGCTTCGACCCTGGGGAATATTGGGCAAAACGACATATCCAGCTCCCGGGGTGGCTCTGGAAGTGGCTATTCTGACAGCCACCTCACTCTGCTCCCCTCTGAAGGCAAGCGCACCTCCCTTTCCGCCTTGTGGGCACCACGGAGGGGGTTTCGCCCCTCGAGCGGACCCCAGGTGGGCTTCCCAAGGGTCAAATCCCGCCGGGAGTGGGCGGCGGGCCGGGGCTGAGTGTGCGGGGCGCTCCGGCTCTGCTCCGGCTCGGAGGGCAAGAGCTCCGCCGGGGCCCGCAGCGGCTCCGGCACgtttaaataaatagaaaaaaaaccaaaacccaaacccaataaacaaacaaagcaaaaaaaaaaaaaaaaaaaaaaaaggaaaataaaaaccagggATTTTGTAGAAAAAATCACGGCATGGCCGCCGTCGCTGCCGGGGAATTGCTTTTCCGAGGGCCGGTCTCTCTCCCGCCCGGGGCCCGGGTgtcggcggggccgcgccgggctcGGCGGCCGTGCCCCACcgcctctccctgtgctcctgcccgcagagctgctggaggaccTGTCCGAGAGCCGCGAGTGCGTCAACTGCGGCTCCATCCAGACCCCGCTGTGGAGGAGGGACGGCACCGGCAACTACCTGTGCAACGCCTGCGGGCTCTACACCAAGATGAACGGCCTCAGCCGGCCCCTCATCAAGCCCCAAAAGAGAGTGGTGAGtcgggagggaggggaggagggcgCCGAGAGGAGCTTTGCCCCAAGGAACCCCAGTCAGCTGAGGCGAGGGAGAAATTTGGGGCAAAGATGGGGGAGAGCAATCCCTGGATTAGCCTGGTGATCCTCTCGGCTGCAAAATAGTGGGGCTCCTGAGCAGGTTTGCAGGCCAAACTGGTCACTGTGAGGGGCAACAGGGCTGGCAGCCTTTTGGAACCGCTTCGGACTCACTTCCCGGCAAAATCTCTCTCTGCCCCCTTGCGAGCTGCACACCAGGCATGGGCCAGCCTGGCTTTTCAAGCTATGAGCCCCATCTGTGAGGGGGATTCAGTGGCTTGCAAGAAATTTGTGCTGCTGATGttggacagaaaaaaaagaaaataaaaaagaaagaaatcaaggtTGGAAAATGTTTGTTCAGAGGGCTAGGAATTTCTCCAGACCTGCTTTGTTTGCTGAGAGCTCGATCCTTGGGAATGTAAGCAAGTTTTGTATATAATTCAAAGAAAACCAATTGTTTAAACAATGATAATagcctttgttttgttttactcctAAGAAATGAGCGgcaatttttctaaaaatatactCCTAAAACTAGGGGGGGAAATAAATAGTACAAACCAGAACCCCTGTTTATAACTCAGGCTGGCACTGAATAGGCAAGGAGAAAATTTAACAAGCGGGAACTGCACATTATGTTTAGCAAATCTGGGTGGAGGTCAGCAGACAGAAAGAATACGCTCCTCAGTAATGGCTGTTACCGAGCGAGCCACAATAAATCACACCACTATAATCCAAGCTGATGTTTGGACCCTTGTGTATGGAGACAGTGTATCAAACCCATCAGCCTTTCAAGCCCCTTTCAATCATGCCTGCTGCTTTGCTCCATTCCTGTTTTCCTTGGGCTGAAACACCTACTGTTCTTTATTTCACAACCATTTAAATTTATTGCTCTTAGGGGAGCGAGGGGAAACAAGACCCAAACACTCGATGGTCGGAACAGACAGTAAGCGCTTGGGAACCAACCCACCTCTGCTTAAAGACCTTTCTTTAAGCTAAAGAGTTAATTTAACTTTAGGCCAGAGGTTTACTGCTGCTAGGTGTCTGTTTTTTCTAGCTGGCTTTCAGGTAAATTTCATGACACAAGGTGTTATCTCATTAGTGGGGACAGGTGCAGCGGAGGGGCCAGATCTCCTGGTTGTCTCAAGCATCAGAGCCCAAATTGCTGTGGCACTCTGGCCCAAGGCAGATTTCTTTCAGTAGCTGACACCCTGTTCTAGCATTTCtgtgtcctttttttttgttttttcttttttgttgttttttttgagGGAGGGGTGGGGGTGAGAAGACTAAAACAGAGTCAAACTACAGCCCGATTTCAGTCTGACACCTCAATGAAATAACTCTGAAATAGCTCTGTGTAACAATCCCTACCAAGTGCCCTGGCCATAACTATAAATCAACCATGACTCTGTGTTCGTACAGTTGGAAATATGTAGGTGAGAagggaaaatgttttgaaaacGCTAAACATGTTTAGATTGCCCCAAAGTTTCTGATAAAATTCCTGCATCAGAAAAGTCGTTTTAGCttcaaaacatgccaaaactcCATGTCTGTTTAGATATGGGAATGAGCAAAAGctattgaaataaaatgtatgaAGGTTCAGACCAGGCTGCATAGAATTTAACAGAGTGAAACAGCTGACAGCATTTCActtgcagagaaagaaaacgAAGCATGTGTGTTACAACCAGCTTTCTTTTACTCAATGTGATCACATAAAACGCGTATTGAGCTGAGGGCATAATTTGAGTGCTGTGTGCATACATATTTAATAACTgtgaaaaattctgttttcatggtacttggatttttaaaattaaaaattgtttttgtgTACTTCAGCCTATATAACACTTGGCTGGGTGGTTAGTTCTTTTCCCCTGCGTAGTTAATAATGGATTACTGATTCAAGATTtcaaaatttgtatttaatCTGGAGCTCTTTCTGAGCTGTGGTGTAAAATGACGGCTTACTGCTAAAGACACTCAAACAGACAATATTCAAGAAACTCAGTTATCACTCTGGAATATTCTTCATtctcaaaacatttttattgatttCCCCAGTGGCAGAAAGCCCTGTGGTATCAAAGGTGACCCAGTTACGTCTAACAACCCAGCAGTAAATGATTCAAGAGGAAGGGCATTGTACCCTTAAGTTAGTAATTTCAGTTATGGGCACTTTATGGTCAGAATAAGATTAATGCAATCCTCTGAAACTGACTTCTCCATGTAAACTTGTTCAGCTGCCAGACACAGAGCTAggcacagattttttttgtatttttttgacAATGCAATACTTTGAAAAAGACTAGATTTACGATGTAGCTGGAATTCTTTGCTTGTGATGAACGTAAAAGAGATCAGTTGTTACAGGGACTTTTATAACCCATTCACCTTCATTTCACATGTTTATGAGGACTGCCTTCACTTATGATATACAGCCTGTAGCCATAAAGCTCTGGGTTATACGGTTATTTCTGATACAGAGTTGCTTCATCTTGGCTCCAAACTCCACGGAAGAGTGTCATAAATGGCTTGTTTGCAGTGGGAACTTTGTTGTCACCCACCAGCTTTTCTGCTGGCCGAGGGAGGCTCTGCTCTGTAAAACACGCTCCCAAGGCATGCTGTTTTTTGTACAATGATAAAATGGGCGATGATAAAAAGACCTTTTTATCAAAGTAAGGCTGTTGTGTGTGTTACCCTGGGGATGCCCAGGAAAGTTTTCCCCAGATGTGGTGCCACCAAGGGCAGGTGATTAAAGTGGCTGATTTTTCCAATGAGTCACGAGTATCAGTGGCAGGATCAGAGCTGCCTCTTCACCCACCACACAGGGGAGAGGGCACTGAACTGTCTGGGGAGGTGGCACGGGAGTGATGTGCCTTCTGTTCAGCTTGATGGAGCTGTAGTGGAGATATTTCCTAGCTGTCCTGCTGGAAAAAACCTGGTGCCTGGTGGTCTGAACAGTCTTCTGATCGCCAGCTCCCAGATGAGAATTTTGCCTCTGCTGTGACTGCCCAGGGTTAAAAGACATTCAGTACCTCTTCACAGCATCTTTCCACTCTCTGATATGAGGATAATTCCATTCTAATTCTGGGCTGTGGCTGACAGATACTATTAAAGAAAGGCTCCCACCATCCCCGCCATGTGTTAAAGGACTTTTTACGAAGCACAAAGACATAAATcactccctgctgcccacctgTTTATGCCGTGTTGCCTGTGCTTGCCCCCACGCAGCCTTCGTCGCGGCGgatggggctgtcctgtgccaACTGccacaccaccaccaccacgcTGTGGCGCAGGAACGCCGAGGGCGAGCCCGTCTGCAACGCCTGCGGCCTCTACATGAAGCTCCATGGGGTGAGTGGCTGCTCCACCAAGGCAcatcccctgccagccctggtgtgCTTGGGGGAAGGGGTGCTCCTCAAAATGTCACCAGCGAAATGCGTAGAGCAACAGAAAAATGCGTGACATCAGAAGATGATTGTACCACTTTAGCTTGTTATGCTTTTGAGTAGTTATGTGCTTGCCACTGTGGCTCTCTCAATAGATTCATATAAAGAAACCACCTCTGGATGAGCAGCAGTGGTGTTTTTGCCACTGGGATTTAAACCAGCTCTTTAGTAGGGAAAAAATCCCTAGACCTTTAATGAGACAGTTTTTCATGGGCAGACATAGCAATGCCAGCAAAAGGGCTATGGCTATTCAAGCCATAGCCAGAAAAACTTTAAAGGCGATTTCAGCCTTTGTTGGGcaataataaagcaaaaaaattaaaggaaaaaaaagctctgtCCTGAATGTGATAGAGCGTGTTTTGGGTGAGACCCCTGTGGATTGTGTTACTGTGAAGCATAAATGTTTGAAGAGCAAGGGCATTAGGAATGATTGAGACATGGTCTAGCCTtcaataaaatgtaaattatgtCACAGGTTTAAATATTATAATGATAGAGTACACATgaattttctttcctcaaactggtgttaaaatatattttaagctGGTGTCTTTGTAGTGTGATTATTATTGTAGTGAACACAAAGATGATTTTTGAGCAcatttaaatacaaattcatccctataaatataaatttagatACTTTAAAGCTGTATTATGGGCAGATCTGCTTATAGGAACAAATACTAAGTCAATTCTTCTATTCTAAACCTTCCGTCCTAAGACTTTTCCTTGTGATGATCTGGTTTGCAGGGCTGGTCCACAGGATGAggatgaatttttttctcatacACATTCTTTCTTTCCAGAATCAGGCACTGGAGATAATTCCTAACTGACTGGAATAATAAATCAACGATCAGATATACCCCATCCAATTTAATTTCTTATGGCTTACTGCCAAATGATGCTGGTTTTCCCTaattctgtgctgttttcctgtGGATTGATTGAGGGGTTGAAAAAACTATGAAGTTTGCATAGAGAAAAAAAGTTTGCCTACTTTCTTAATTCAGCTACGACTCCCCTTGAATCAAACTATTGTTTTGCCCAAATAAAACgcaaatattttttagaattaGTACTGTGACACAGAGAAAATTAACTTGCTATACAGATTTTTGCAACATCACATGTTGTTTTGTAGTATATTTCGATTTTTGATTAGAGTACCTATGCAACTCTGTGATTAGTgtggaaatttaattttttcaggtTCCTCGGCCTCTTGCtatgaaaaaagaaggaattcagACAAGGAAGCGAAAAC is part of the Ammospiza nelsoni isolate bAmmNel1 chromosome 1, bAmmNel1.pri, whole genome shotgun sequence genome and encodes:
- the GATA6 gene encoding transcription factor GATA-6, yielding MAVAEGGWCAVKRCAAADAGGSSCPFATREPRPSPPSPSSSCGSQGERGSCSTPRPETDGSHRPPPAAAAEGRSLLAPYVHFGTPHPSGRAGWEDILLFADLDQTSKLIWSSRGPKLSALGAEQPEEMYQTLAISAAQGPTPYDGSPGGFMHSTPNSPVYVPTTRVGSMLPTLPYLQGSGAAQPSHPGGGHAVWSQPAAESPSYSSGGGSHPSGRFPYSPSPPVANGASREPGAYSNSLGARDQYSPLARPLNGSYPGPYTSYVGPQLAPAWPTAPFENSMLHCLQGRAAPIPVRAPSAELLEDLSESRECVNCGSIQTPLWRRDGTGNYLCNACGLYTKMNGLSRPLIKPQKRVPSSRRMGLSCANCHTTTTTLWRRNAEGEPVCNACGLYMKLHGVPRPLAMKKEGIQTRKRKPKNINKSKACSGNSTTAVPMTPTSTSSTNSDDCSKTASPGAQPAASGASSSVMSGPGESTSPESSNLKYSGQDGLYTGVSLSSTAEVTASVRQDPWCALALA